The proteins below are encoded in one region of Syntrophotalea carbinolica DSM 2380:
- a CDS encoding transposase: MTMHVVKDIDAQTKAIIVLESLAGRTVAEICREYDVEKTQLWEWRKAFLLNAHKVFDLTHKFEILENEILAPDVHRMVIRAPWIAKVRQPGQFVIIGAEEDGDGVPLTIDDADPTEGTISLIVHAVSAASLKLVGTPVGGGVPDIRGPLWCRHSVSKP, from the coding sequence ATGACGATGCATGTTGTTAAAGACATAGATGCCCAAACTAAGGCGATTATCGTGCTGGAAAGCCTGGCCGGTCGTACTGTGGCAGAGATATGCCGGGAGTATGACGTTGAAAAGACACAGCTCTGGGAGTGGCGCAAAGCTTTTCTATTGAATGCGCATAAGGTTTTTGATCTGACTCACAAGTTTGAGATTTTGGAAAACGAGATTCTGGCGCCGGATGTCCACCGTATGGTTATTCGCGCCCCGTGGATTGCCAAGGTTCGTCAGCCGGGGCAGTTTGTCATCATCGGTGCCGAAGAGGACGGCGACGGTGTCCCCCTTACCATTGATGACGCCGATCCTACAGAAGGCACCATTAGTTTGATTGTTCATGCGGTCAGTGCAGCTTCGCTGAAACTTGTCGGTACTCCCGTGGGAGGTGGGGTCCCAGATATTAGAGGGCCTCTGTGGTGCAGGCATTCGGTAAGTAAACCGTGA
- a CDS encoding CoA-acylating methylmalonate-semialdehyde dehydrogenase, translating to MGEARELAPEIKRLQYCIDNEWRDSKTEKYMAIMNPSLGVQIAETPCCTTEEVEAAVQSAKAAFPGWSSKPAAIRTQILFKFRDLVNDHFDELATILATEMGKNLNEARGDVHKVVEACEVAVAAPLEMQGHSTMEVTRGHDSVLYREPVGVFLGIAPYNFPAMIPFGWFIPLAIACGNTVVLKSASLVPMTSMRLLELLIEAGLPKGVVNLITCSRNELTDLLSHPDIRGISFVGSTPVGLKIYQAGAASGKRVQALTQAKNHALVLRDAPLDWSARRIINSAFGCAGQRCMALPTVVVEDCIADEFVALLKKYAQELTMGPAYEETTQLGPLVSAGQKKFVVDMINKGVEEGAELVLDGREVVVEGCEEGYFVGPTIFDNVKPDMVVGDEEIFGPVVSIKRVKDFEEGITIMNNNEFANGSSIFTRDGHKSREFARRTDGGMVGINVGIPVPLAFFPFSGHKRSFFGDLHCLGRDGVKFYTQTKTVTTKWVSPEELSDQDRVSTWEGTINREL from the coding sequence ATGGGTGAAGCTAGAGAACTGGCTCCTGAAATCAAAAGACTGCAGTATTGCATCGACAACGAGTGGAGAGACTCGAAAACCGAAAAGTACATGGCCATCATGAACCCGAGTCTCGGGGTTCAGATTGCCGAAACCCCCTGCTGCACCACCGAGGAAGTTGAAGCTGCCGTACAGTCTGCCAAGGCGGCCTTCCCCGGATGGTCGAGCAAGCCGGCCGCGATTCGCACCCAGATACTGTTCAAATTCCGCGACCTGGTCAACGACCATTTCGATGAGCTGGCCACCATCCTTGCCACCGAGATGGGCAAGAACCTCAATGAAGCCCGCGGCGATGTGCACAAGGTCGTCGAGGCCTGCGAAGTAGCTGTCGCCGCACCGCTGGAGATGCAGGGTCACTCCACTATGGAGGTTACTCGCGGGCACGACTCGGTGCTCTATCGTGAGCCGGTCGGTGTTTTTCTCGGCATCGCCCCCTACAACTTCCCGGCGATGATTCCCTTTGGCTGGTTCATCCCCCTGGCCATTGCTTGCGGCAACACCGTGGTTCTGAAGTCTGCCAGCCTGGTTCCGATGACCAGCATGCGTCTGCTCGAGCTGCTGATCGAAGCCGGCCTGCCCAAAGGCGTCGTCAATCTGATTACTTGCAGCCGTAACGAATTGACTGACCTGCTGTCCCACCCGGACATCCGCGGCATCTCCTTTGTTGGCTCCACTCCCGTCGGCCTGAAGATCTATCAGGCCGGCGCCGCAAGCGGTAAGCGGGTGCAAGCCCTGACCCAGGCCAAGAACCATGCTCTGGTACTGCGCGACGCTCCTTTGGACTGGTCTGCGCGTCGGATTATCAACTCGGCTTTCGGTTGTGCCGGTCAGCGCTGCATGGCTCTGCCGACCGTAGTTGTCGAGGACTGCATCGCCGACGAATTCGTCGCCCTGCTGAAAAAGTATGCCCAGGAATTGACCATGGGTCCGGCTTACGAAGAAACCACCCAGCTTGGTCCCCTGGTAAGCGCCGGCCAGAAGAAGTTCGTTGTCGACATGATCAATAAGGGTGTTGAAGAAGGTGCCGAACTGGTGCTCGACGGTCGCGAAGTCGTCGTCGAAGGCTGCGAAGAGGGCTACTTCGTCGGTCCCACCATCTTCGATAACGTCAAGCCGGATATGGTTGTTGGCGATGAGGAGATCTTCGGCCCGGTAGTCAGCATCAAGCGGGTTAAAGACTTCGAAGAAGGCATCACCATCATGAATAACAACGAGTTCGCCAACGGTTCGTCGATCTTTACGCGCGACGGCCATAAATCCAGGGAATTCGCCCGTCGGACTGACGGTGGCATGGTCGGCATCAACGTCGGTATTCCGGTGCCCTTGGCGTTCTTCCCCTTCTCTGGCCATAAGCGCTCCTTCTTCGGCGATCTCCACTGCCTGGGGCGCGACGGGGTCAAGTTCTATACCCAGACCAAGACCGTTACCACGAAGTGGGTATCTCCAGAGGAACTCAGTGATCAGGACAGGGTTTCCACCTGGGAAGGCACTATCAACAGAGAACTATAA
- a CDS encoding iron-containing alcohol dehydrogenase, protein MIPSRPFRTPSTVHFGEEAADNTGPEAKRLGARKALLMTDKVLAEVGAIDPVVKSLHDSGVEVVVFDGVNSEPDLSHVKTGLQMLKEEQCDCIVACGGGSPIDAAKAVSIMATNPGKIEDYMGLDKFTVPGVPLMAVPTTAGTGSEATMFTIITDTSRDVKMLIGSPFLMPRIAIVDPLLTLNLPRKLTAATGLDALTHAIEAYVSVKAQPMTDVLALSAIKLISGNLLLAWGDPRNREARANTMLGSLQAGIAFSNASVALVHGMSRPIGANFHVPHGVSNACLLGVVMDYSLEGNPQRYADIARAMGVENGSQDTMGVAKVGAERVKNLIRMLEVPTLSELGVTSEKLEPVVEKMAEDAIASGSPGNNPRKPSKGEIIELYRAAL, encoded by the coding sequence ATGATTCCATCCCGTCCGTTTCGTACACCTTCCACCGTTCATTTCGGCGAAGAGGCCGCTGACAATACTGGGCCGGAGGCCAAGCGCCTTGGGGCGCGTAAGGCCCTGTTGATGACCGACAAGGTGCTAGCAGAAGTCGGCGCTATCGATCCGGTGGTCAAATCTCTGCACGATAGTGGTGTCGAGGTTGTCGTATTTGACGGCGTGAATTCCGAGCCTGATCTGTCGCATGTCAAAACCGGTTTGCAGATGCTCAAAGAAGAGCAGTGTGATTGCATTGTAGCTTGCGGTGGCGGCAGCCCCATCGATGCGGCCAAGGCCGTCAGTATCATGGCAACCAACCCCGGCAAGATCGAAGATTACATGGGGTTGGACAAGTTCACCGTGCCTGGGGTGCCACTGATGGCCGTACCGACTACTGCCGGTACAGGCAGCGAAGCCACCATGTTCACCATTATCACCGATACGAGTCGGGACGTTAAGATGCTGATTGGCAGCCCGTTTCTCATGCCGCGGATCGCCATCGTCGATCCTCTGTTGACCTTGAATCTGCCGCGGAAATTGACCGCCGCTACCGGGCTAGATGCTCTGACTCATGCTATCGAAGCCTACGTCTCGGTCAAGGCTCAACCGATGACCGATGTGCTGGCTCTTTCTGCCATCAAGCTGATCAGCGGGAACCTGCTCCTGGCTTGGGGCGATCCACGGAATCGCGAGGCTCGGGCGAACACCATGTTGGGCTCGTTGCAGGCCGGGATTGCTTTCTCCAATGCCTCCGTAGCCCTGGTGCATGGCATGTCTCGGCCGATTGGCGCCAATTTTCATGTACCCCATGGTGTTTCCAACGCCTGTCTGTTGGGTGTTGTCATGGACTATTCGCTTGAGGGTAATCCTCAGCGTTATGCTGATATTGCCAGGGCCATGGGGGTCGAAAACGGTAGTCAGGACACCATGGGGGTCGCCAAAGTCGGCGCCGAAAGGGTTAAGAATTTGATCAGAATGCTGGAAGTGCCGACCCTTAGCGAGCTGGGCGTTACCAGCGAGAAGCTGGAGCCAGTGGTAGAGAAGATGGCCGAGGATGCCATCGCCAGCGGCAGCCCGGGCAACAATCCGCGCAAGCCTTCTAAGGGGGAGATTATCGAGCTTTATCGGGCAGCACTCTAG
- a CDS encoding FAD-dependent oxidoreductase: MARILYGVWNEEIADNRDKRFFEIEELKEFDQMDEFDPGNPVKAFLGANGFFVFDKETSILDAAHQYVATAARESCGKCTPCRVGTEVLTSKLEALSKGELGADAVDEILTLAEHIKSTSMCGLGQTATDPLIAMLRHFRDEFEVNIGRYDETGRQAYTEYVTAPCIEQCPSRVDIPRYIEYVKDSKFDRSIGVILKKYPMAATCGRVCVRFCEAACRRSRVDEPVGIKVLKRFVADKERYIKDQWFNEDLIHEKKGDDLKVAVIGAGPAGISAAYHLLLKGYPVDVYESLTEPGGMAGVGIPKYRLPKEEILNKEVSIIESLGGHIHYGKKMGKDFSLDDLIKQGYKSVFIGVGAHKGKKLKVAGEDDSLEGYISGVKFLLYINQFVLNEEQTEFPLKLGKKLLVMGGGNVAMDCARSALRMGVEEVHVAYRRAEEQMPADVEEIHAAKEEGIRFHFLSQPVRVISEKGQVTGIEFVEMELGEVDSSGRRGVTPKPGSEFIIDTDNAVVAIGQEVDTSFLGEDDGMELDRWECLKTDDHLATTRKGVFAGGDCVLGPATLIQAMAQGEMAARSIDEYLTYGRPQFDSDSRMSQFVKCVRKHADDDVIQPVKHQYRVRIEELEPEKRKEIFEEVEKVITEDEAFREADRCLRCYRIYSVITDH, from the coding sequence ATGGCAAGGATACTCTACGGAGTATGGAATGAAGAGATCGCCGACAACCGGGACAAGCGGTTTTTCGAGATAGAAGAGCTGAAAGAGTTCGATCAGATGGATGAATTCGATCCCGGAAATCCGGTGAAAGCGTTCCTGGGTGCCAACGGTTTTTTTGTCTTCGACAAGGAGACCAGCATTCTTGACGCCGCACATCAGTATGTCGCCACTGCAGCCAGGGAGTCCTGCGGCAAGTGTACGCCCTGCCGTGTGGGCACCGAGGTGCTCACCTCAAAGCTGGAAGCGCTCAGCAAGGGCGAGCTTGGAGCTGATGCCGTGGATGAGATTCTGACTCTGGCCGAACATATCAAGTCCACTTCCATGTGCGGCCTGGGGCAGACCGCCACCGATCCCCTTATCGCCATGCTCCGGCATTTTCGGGATGAATTCGAGGTCAATATCGGCCGGTACGATGAGACCGGAAGGCAGGCCTACACCGAATATGTGACCGCCCCATGCATCGAGCAGTGCCCCTCCCGGGTAGATATCCCTCGCTACATCGAGTATGTGAAAGACAGTAAATTCGACCGTTCAATCGGCGTGATTCTGAAGAAATACCCCATGGCCGCCACCTGCGGCCGCGTGTGTGTGCGCTTCTGCGAGGCCGCCTGCCGCCGCAGTCGCGTGGACGAGCCCGTGGGTATCAAGGTGCTCAAGCGCTTCGTGGCCGACAAGGAGCGCTACATCAAGGATCAGTGGTTCAACGAGGACCTCATCCATGAAAAAAAGGGCGACGATCTGAAAGTGGCCGTCATCGGCGCGGGCCCGGCCGGCATCTCTGCGGCCTACCATCTGCTGCTCAAGGGCTATCCCGTGGACGTGTACGAGTCCCTCACAGAACCCGGCGGCATGGCGGGTGTGGGCATTCCCAAGTACCGCTTGCCCAAGGAGGAGATTCTCAACAAAGAGGTCAGCATCATCGAGTCGCTTGGCGGACATATCCATTATGGCAAGAAGATGGGTAAGGATTTTTCCCTCGACGATCTGATCAAGCAGGGGTACAAGTCGGTCTTCATCGGCGTGGGCGCCCACAAGGGCAAGAAGTTGAAAGTGGCCGGTGAAGACGATTCTCTGGAAGGCTATATCAGCGGCGTCAAGTTCTTACTCTATATCAATCAGTTTGTCCTCAATGAAGAGCAGACCGAATTCCCGCTGAAGCTGGGCAAGAAGCTGCTGGTGATGGGCGGTGGCAATGTGGCCATGGACTGCGCTCGCTCCGCCCTGCGCATGGGCGTGGAAGAGGTGCATGTGGCCTACCGTCGCGCCGAAGAGCAGATGCCCGCCGATGTGGAAGAGATCCACGCGGCCAAGGAAGAGGGTATTCGCTTCCATTTCCTCAGTCAGCCGGTTCGGGTGATTTCTGAAAAGGGACAGGTCACCGGCATTGAATTCGTTGAGATGGAGCTGGGCGAGGTGGACTCCAGCGGACGCCGGGGTGTGACTCCCAAGCCGGGATCGGAATTCATCATCGATACCGACAACGCGGTGGTCGCCATCGGCCAGGAAGTGGATACCTCCTTCCTCGGCGAGGATGACGGGATGGAGCTCGATCGTTGGGAATGCCTGAAGACCGACGACCATCTGGCCACCACCCGCAAGGGTGTGTTCGCGGGCGGTGATTGCGTGCTGGGGCCAGCCACCCTGATCCAGGCCATGGCCCAGGGCGAGATGGCGGCCCGATCCATAGACGAGTACTTGACTTACGGCCGCCCCCAGTTCGATTCGGATAGCCGCATGAGCCAGTTCGTTAAATGTGTCCGTAAGCATGCCGACGACGACGTGATTCAGCCCGTGAAGCATCAGTACCGGGTGCGCATTGAGGAACTGGAGCCCGAGAAGCGGAAAGAGATCTTCGAGGAGGTTGAGAAGGTCATCACCGAGGACGAGGCGTTTCGCGAGGCGGATCGGTGTCTGCGATGTTATCGGATTTATTCTGTGATAACGGATCATTAA
- a CDS encoding carboxymuconolactone decarboxylase family protein yields MRLLAKFFPEFVELLDKTDELYRQKRFIDEKTYQYICFAVSIKARSKPCVLKHFKGALDAGATVQELAYILALVMREASGADDCWTHDVLEGWAEIVAGDVACGCLT; encoded by the coding sequence ATGCGTTTGTTGGCTAAGTTTTTCCCCGAATTTGTAGAATTACTGGATAAGACCGATGAGTTGTATCGGCAAAAGCGTTTTATTGACGAAAAAACCTATCAGTACATCTGTTTCGCCGTGTCCATCAAGGCCCGCTCGAAACCTTGCGTACTGAAACATTTCAAGGGTGCGCTGGATGCCGGTGCTACGGTTCAGGAGTTGGCCTATATCCTGGCCCTAGTGATGCGCGAAGCGTCTGGTGCCGATGACTGCTGGACCCATGATGTGCTGGAGGGTTGGGCAGAGATCGTTGCCGGCGATGTTGCCTGTGGATGCCTTACATAA